In Chitinophaga sp. HK235, a single window of DNA contains:
- a CDS encoding DEAD/DEAH box helicase encodes MLFEQLGLIEPILKAIKKEGYTQPTPIQVKSIPIVLEGKDLLGCAQTGTGKTAAFAIPILQQLYNTRSSVEGGYKHIRSLILTPTRELALQIDESFEAYGKFTGLKHDVIFGGVPQHRQTIALRNGTDILIATPGRLLDLMNQGYIYLDHLEIFVLDEADRMLDMGFINDIKKVIRELPQQRQTLFFSATMPPNISKLANSLLYNPEMVAITPVSTTAERVEQSVYFVKKKDKPLLLDHILKDKTIRRTIVFTQTKHGADRIAKNLRKSNINADALHGDKSQSSRQNTLTNFKSGKLRVLVATDIAARGIDVDSLEHVINYDLPNVSETYVHRIGRTGRAGAAGYALSFCALEERPFLNSINKLTKQKIPAVSHPFEESALIEANNADPEAPKAAPRKPKPKNRNRYGRNGKADKRDQKIDF; translated from the coding sequence ATGCTATTTGAGCAATTAGGGCTGATTGAGCCCATTTTAAAAGCGATAAAAAAAGAAGGTTATACCCAGCCTACCCCCATACAAGTAAAATCCATTCCTATTGTTTTAGAAGGGAAAGACCTACTGGGATGTGCACAGACAGGCACTGGTAAAACAGCCGCATTTGCCATCCCTATTCTGCAACAGCTTTACAATACCAGGTCAAGTGTTGAAGGCGGTTATAAACATATCCGCTCATTGATCCTTACGCCTACACGTGAACTGGCATTACAGATCGATGAAAGTTTTGAGGCGTATGGAAAATTCACCGGCCTTAAACATGATGTTATCTTCGGTGGTGTACCACAGCACCGGCAAACGATCGCGCTGCGCAACGGAACAGATATCCTCATTGCCACACCGGGCCGTCTGCTCGACCTGATGAACCAGGGCTATATTTACCTGGACCATCTGGAGATATTTGTGCTGGATGAAGCAGACCGTATGCTGGACATGGGTTTCATCAACGATATCAAAAAAGTGATCCGCGAACTGCCGCAGCAACGGCAAACGCTGTTCTTTTCGGCCACTATGCCGCCGAACATATCCAAGCTGGCCAATTCCCTGTTGTACAATCCGGAAATGGTGGCTATCACGCCAGTATCTACCACAGCGGAAAGAGTGGAGCAGTCGGTATATTTTGTGAAGAAGAAAGACAAACCACTGTTGCTGGACCATATCCTGAAAGATAAGACCATCCGCCGCACCATCGTGTTTACACAAACCAAACATGGCGCCGACAGGATTGCTAAAAACCTCCGGAAAAGTAATATCAACGCGGATGCTCTGCATGGCGACAAGTCGCAGTCTTCCCGTCAGAATACCTTAACCAACTTTAAAAGCGGCAAGCTGCGTGTACTGGTGGCCACAGATATTGCTGCCAGAGGCATTGATGTAGATTCGCTGGAACATGTGATCAATTACGACCTGCCCAATGTGTCTGAAACCTATGTGCATCGTATAGGCCGTACCGGTAGGGCCGGTGCTGCCGGTTACGCGTTGTCTTTCTGTGCACTGGAAGAAAGGCCGTTTCTCAACAGTATCAACAAACTCACCAAACAAAAAATTCCTGCGGTGAGCCATCCGTTTGAAGAGTCTGCGCTGATTGAAGCCAACAATGCAGATCCGGAAGCACCAAAGGCAGCACCCAGAAAGCCAAAGCCCAAAAACCGCAACCGCTACGGGCGCAACGGCAAAGCGGACAAACGTGATCAGAAAATTGATTTTTGA
- a CDS encoding c-type cytochrome: MKMKKTFMVAAALTAAVTLCSLALPQENEKPKNLKVLPKNISHDELISTMRSFNTALGVKCNFCHASQKDDPKKLDFASDDNQHKDAAREMMRMTNRINKKFFRHNDVMKVSCYTCHHGNEEPKSKPDAAAAPAATPAPGK; the protein is encoded by the coding sequence ATGAAAATGAAAAAAACATTCATGGTAGCAGCAGCACTTACAGCAGCAGTTACCTTGTGTTCTCTGGCATTGCCTCAGGAGAACGAAAAGCCTAAAAACCTCAAAGTATTACCGAAAAATATCAGCCATGATGAGCTGATTTCCACCATGCGCTCGTTTAATACCGCTTTGGGTGTAAAATGTAATTTCTGTCACGCATCACAGAAAGATGACCCTAAGAAACTGGATTTTGCGAGTGATGACAACCAGCACAAGGATGCGGCCCGCGAAATGATGAGAATGACCAACCGTATCAACAAAAAATTCTTTAGGCACAATGATGTCATGAAAGTATCCTGCTATACCTGTCACCATGGTAACGAAGAGCCTAAGAGCAAACCTGACGCAGCAGCAGCGCCGGCAGCAACACCGGCGCCCGGCAAGTAA
- a CDS encoding TonB-dependent receptor encodes MRKLLLVVTSMLLIAASLLAQNQRTVTGRVTDESGNPLPGVTVSLPGGKAGTISDANGSFSISVPQDAKALRVSFVGYESRTMVINGNSVGAIKLKADTKAISEVIVVGYGTQRRKDVTGSIASVKGTAVAELPVQSFEAGLGGRAAGVQITVPNGVVNNPPVFRIRGANSIAGSYPLIVIDGVPTFTGDAGSTNAPLNPLSSINPSDIESIDVLKDASATAIYGSRAANGVVLVTTKKGKAGKVRISYDGWVGATVPTRLPKLLNARQYVAIKNEAEKNNPSSKERYALNVDANGDTIDTDWRDVVYRSRAISQSHTVSASGGNENTVYYFSAGYTKQEGILKRNDFIRKNLLFNIDQRLGKVVSLGTKLSFSNEQSLISGSSGSLEGESFASGGLARLAFVTSPIVTPYNKDGSYNIAGQYIGNYDSSSRTGLYNPQVLLDLDHSNTENNHVQGNVYLQAKPFEWLTLRTQYGIDYMFLNNDIYQNNIHGDAWTLNGRAYGIFMQSKRWVWTNTAQLEHSFGKHNVNLLLGSEQQRDNRQRYGIVRTGQTDKYFTNVQGGWSLNDPSGMLRRENYLLSAFSRVNYNYADKYFLSANLRQDQYSAFGPDKKKGVFYGFAAGWEIAKEDFWADGALGKVFNSFKLRGSYGKVGNSAGIGDFDALALYTPTLYGGDGSLYYSQTGNPQLGWEVSKKTDIGLSFGLFNNRITGEAAYYYNNIDGLILFLTQPPSAGVPTTIPTNIGRMYNRGFEFSVNAAAINKKDFQWNTSFNISFNKNEVTDLAGSAVIPFTTSSLEQTSANAVGYPVSMIFLVREGGVDPATGRRIFINKAGESVYFDASSRSYSYADGKKAAPVGIGDAVPYKNTNPKILGGFENTFRYKAFELNVLLTYQAGFYVYYGSRAGLLDQRFWNNSTEVLNRWQKPGDVTNIPKLVFGDNVSNGSSFANSSNVFKGDFIKLRNVGLTYNVPERIASKARMTGARIYVRAQNLAIITKYPGPDPEVSSNGNNVSGQGIDRNTLANGRTFTVGVNVNF; translated from the coding sequence ATGAGGAAATTATTACTCGTGGTGACCAGTATGCTATTGATAGCAGCTTCGTTGCTGGCACAAAATCAACGCACTGTTACGGGCAGGGTTACCGATGAGTCGGGGAATCCGTTACCAGGTGTAACAGTGAGTCTGCCTGGTGGTAAAGCCGGAACTATTTCGGATGCCAATGGCAGCTTTTCTATTTCTGTACCTCAGGATGCGAAGGCGCTGAGAGTTTCATTTGTTGGATATGAGTCCCGGACAATGGTCATTAATGGTAACAGCGTTGGGGCTATTAAGTTAAAAGCTGATACCAAAGCCATCTCGGAAGTGATTGTGGTGGGTTATGGTACACAGCGTAGAAAAGATGTGACGGGTAGTATAGCCAGCGTTAAAGGTACTGCTGTAGCGGAGTTGCCGGTACAGAGCTTTGAAGCTGGTTTGGGTGGTCGTGCTGCAGGTGTGCAGATCACCGTTCCGAATGGTGTGGTGAATAACCCTCCTGTATTCCGTATCCGTGGTGCCAACTCAATTGCCGGTAGTTATCCGTTGATTGTTATTGACGGTGTTCCGACTTTTACCGGTGATGCGGGATCTACCAATGCTCCGTTGAACCCTCTATCCAGCATCAATCCTTCTGATATTGAATCTATTGATGTGCTGAAAGATGCGTCTGCTACTGCTATTTACGGTAGCCGTGCAGCTAATGGTGTGGTACTGGTTACCACTAAAAAAGGTAAAGCCGGCAAGGTGAGGATATCCTATGATGGCTGGGTAGGTGCTACTGTTCCCACCAGACTGCCCAAGCTGCTGAATGCACGTCAGTATGTAGCTATTAAAAATGAGGCAGAAAAAAACAACCCAAGCAGTAAAGAACGTTATGCACTGAATGTGGATGCTAACGGAGATACCATTGATACTGACTGGCGTGATGTAGTATATCGCAGTCGCGCTATCTCACAAAGTCATACTGTTTCTGCTTCCGGTGGAAATGAAAATACCGTTTACTATTTTTCTGCTGGTTATACCAAACAGGAAGGTATCCTGAAAAGGAATGACTTCATCCGTAAAAACCTGCTCTTCAACATTGACCAGCGTTTGGGTAAAGTGGTATCATTGGGTACCAAACTGTCTTTCTCCAATGAACAAAGCCTGATCTCAGGATCTTCCGGTTCACTGGAAGGAGAATCGTTTGCTTCCGGTGGTCTTGCCAGGCTGGCATTTGTGACTTCTCCGATTGTAACACCCTATAACAAAGACGGCAGTTACAATATCGCCGGTCAGTACATCGGTAACTACGACAGTTCTTCCCGTACCGGTTTGTACAACCCGCAGGTGTTGCTGGACCTGGACCATTCCAATACAGAGAACAACCACGTACAGGGCAACGTATATCTGCAGGCAAAACCATTTGAATGGTTAACCCTGCGTACGCAGTACGGTATTGACTATATGTTCCTCAACAACGATATCTACCAGAACAATATCCATGGTGATGCGTGGACACTCAACGGCAGAGCATACGGTATCTTTATGCAGAGCAAAAGATGGGTATGGACCAATACCGCACAGCTGGAGCACAGTTTTGGAAAACACAATGTAAACCTGTTGCTGGGTAGTGAACAGCAGCGTGATAACCGTCAGCGTTATGGTATCGTGCGTACAGGACAAACAGATAAATACTTTACCAACGTACAGGGTGGTTGGAGCCTCAATGATCCTTCCGGAATGTTACGTCGTGAGAACTATCTGTTGTCAGCCTTCAGCCGTGTGAACTATAACTATGCAGATAAATATTTCTTAAGTGCTAACCTCAGGCAGGACCAGTATTCTGCTTTTGGTCCAGACAAAAAGAAAGGTGTATTCTATGGTTTTGCAGCCGGATGGGAAATCGCGAAAGAAGATTTCTGGGCTGATGGTGCATTGGGCAAGGTTTTCAACAGCTTTAAACTCAGAGGTAGTTATGGTAAGGTGGGTAACTCTGCCGGTATAGGTGATTTTGATGCGCTCGCCTTGTACACTCCAACACTGTACGGTGGTGATGGCTCCCTGTATTACAGCCAGACCGGAAACCCGCAACTGGGATGGGAAGTAAGTAAGAAAACAGACATTGGTTTGTCTTTTGGCTTGTTTAACAACAGAATCACTGGTGAAGCTGCTTATTACTATAACAATATTGATGGTTTGATCCTGTTCCTTACACAACCACCTTCTGCAGGTGTTCCGACCACTATCCCTACCAACATCGGCCGCATGTACAACAGAGGTTTTGAGTTTTCCGTGAATGCAGCTGCTATCAATAAAAAAGATTTCCAGTGGAACACTTCCTTCAATATTTCCTTCAATAAAAATGAAGTGACTGACCTGGCCGGATCAGCTGTTATTCCTTTCACCACCAGTAGTCTTGAACAAACCAGCGCCAATGCCGTAGGGTATCCGGTATCCATGATTTTCCTGGTAAGAGAAGGCGGTGTGGATCCTGCTACCGGCAGAAGGATATTCATCAATAAAGCCGGCGAAAGCGTATACTTCGATGCCAGTTCCAGATCCTACAGTTATGCTGATGGTAAAAAAGCAGCTCCTGTGGGCATAGGCGATGCGGTACCTTACAAAAATACCAACCCGAAAATCCTGGGTGGTTTTGAAAATACTTTCCGTTACAAAGCATTTGAACTGAACGTACTGTTGACCTACCAGGCGGGCTTCTACGTGTATTACGGTAGCCGTGCCGGTTTGCTGGATCAGCGTTTCTGGAACAACAGTACCGAAGTACTTAACAGATGGCAGAAACCTGGTGATGTTACCAATATTCCGAAACTGGTATTTGGCGACAACGTTTCCAATGGTTCCAGCTTTGCGAATTCATCTAACGTGTTCAAGGGTGATTTCATCAAACTCCGTAATGTAGGTCTTACTTACAATGTACCTGAAAGAATTGCGTCAAAAGCGCGTATGACAGGAGCACGCATATATGTAAGGGCTCAGAATCTGGCCATTATCACCAAATATCCCGGACCTGATCCGGAAGTATCTTCCAACGGTAACAATGTTTCCGGTCAGGGTATAGACCGTAACACACTGGCTAATGGCCGCACATTTACGGTAGGTGTTAATGTTAATTTCTAA
- a CDS encoding RagB/SusD family nutrient uptake outer membrane protein has product MKRTNLYILLLATGLLASCQKELLKPVPSTDISAFSAFENAERIANQVNGMYSVMKNGKFLGGKLAIANEVRAGDFVVEGSNSVTLYLTWSMIPNGTAQEITETWEQGYLTINNANVFIDGMNAVGTKVVGDEVSKKYIGEAKFVRALSYFTLLQIYARPYWDGAGSKPGLVLHTQGHTKKEDYSKARASVAEVYAQILKDLDDAEAALPAATAGQKASVTHATSTAAIALKTRVYLHMANYAKVITEANKLVSAAAPFVSPTKHALAPDITKVFATNYLSTESVFSLPFTSVAGDYPGTQTQLGFYYSTEYSIDTKSGVFADATWKAGDARRNFIRTAGAKSYWNKFSTPSPYTDWIPVIRYAEVLLNLAEAKVRSTNTVDAQAVALLSAVRGRADASTTYTTANFADANALLTAIQNEKHIEFIGEGMRGNEITRLGQTIPGKSNPAVTIDPVPSNSSKYIWPISANELLYNKLCVDNQ; this is encoded by the coding sequence ATGAAAAGAACCAATTTATATATCCTTTTATTAGCGACAGGATTATTGGCCAGCTGTCAGAAAGAACTGCTGAAGCCTGTTCCTTCAACTGATATTTCCGCGTTTTCTGCATTCGAAAATGCAGAACGTATTGCCAACCAGGTGAATGGTATGTATAGTGTGATGAAGAACGGAAAATTTCTGGGTGGAAAACTGGCAATTGCCAATGAGGTAAGGGCTGGTGATTTTGTGGTGGAAGGCAGTAACAGTGTGACTTTATATCTCACCTGGAGCATGATACCCAACGGTACTGCCCAGGAAATCACCGAAACCTGGGAGCAGGGATATTTGACCATCAACAATGCGAACGTATTTATTGATGGAATGAATGCGGTAGGAACCAAGGTGGTAGGTGATGAGGTGTCCAAAAAATATATCGGAGAAGCGAAATTTGTACGTGCGTTGAGCTACTTTACCCTGTTGCAGATTTATGCCCGTCCATATTGGGATGGCGCCGGCAGCAAGCCAGGTCTGGTACTTCATACACAGGGACATACCAAAAAAGAGGACTATAGTAAAGCCCGGGCCAGTGTGGCAGAAGTATATGCACAAATCCTGAAAGATCTGGATGATGCAGAAGCAGCTTTACCCGCAGCTACTGCCGGCCAAAAAGCCAGCGTAACGCACGCAACTTCCACCGCTGCTATTGCTTTAAAGACAAGGGTATATCTGCATATGGCTAACTATGCCAAGGTTATAACAGAGGCCAATAAACTGGTATCTGCAGCGGCGCCTTTTGTTTCACCTACCAAACATGCGCTGGCGCCTGATATCACGAAAGTATTTGCTACCAACTATCTGTCAACGGAATCCGTTTTCTCGCTGCCGTTCACCAGTGTGGCAGGAGACTACCCGGGTACCCAGACCCAGCTGGGTTTTTATTACAGTACAGAGTATTCCATCGATACCAAGTCAGGTGTTTTTGCGGATGCCACCTGGAAAGCAGGCGATGCACGCAGGAACTTTATCCGGACTGCAGGCGCAAAATCTTACTGGAACAAGTTTTCCACTCCCAGCCCTTATACAGACTGGATTCCGGTTATCCGTTATGCAGAAGTATTGTTGAATCTTGCAGAAGCGAAAGTACGCAGCACCAACACGGTGGATGCGCAGGCTGTTGCGCTGCTGAGTGCTGTAAGAGGAAGAGCAGATGCCAGCACTACTTACACTACTGCTAATTTTGCAGATGCCAACGCTTTGCTTACTGCTATCCAGAACGAAAAACATATCGAGTTTATCGGAGAAGGTATGAGAGGAAATGAGATTACCCGTCTGGGGCAGACCATACCGGGGAAATCCAATCCAGCAGTGACAATTGATCCGGTGCCGAGCAATTCATCCAAATATATCTGGCCTATCTCCGCGAATGAACTGCTTTATAATAAGCTGTGCGTAGATAACCAGTAA
- a CDS encoding methylated-DNA--[protein]-cysteine S-methyltransferase, which translates to MNNYDKIATAITYINDHFREQPELKDMAAAVHMSPFHFQRVFSEWAGVTPKKFLQYLTLHHAKHILKQEKTTVFDAAFETGLSGTSRLHDLFVNIESMTPGEYKNGGKSLHINYSFAESPFGNILIASTEKGVCHMAFADDRKAALQELIASFPNAQFTQMVDFIQQNTLYIFTKEQHRLSEIKLHLKGTAFQLKVWEALLKIPMGDLTTYQQLAAAVDSPRASRAVGTAVGQNPVAFLIPCHRVIKATGEFGQYHWGNVRKQAMIGWEAAKTDPAK; encoded by the coding sequence ATGAACAATTACGATAAGATTGCCACGGCAATTACATACATCAACGATCATTTCAGGGAACAGCCAGAACTGAAGGACATGGCGGCCGCTGTGCATATGAGCCCGTTTCATTTCCAGCGGGTATTTAGTGAATGGGCAGGTGTAACACCTAAAAAATTCCTGCAATACCTTACGCTCCATCATGCCAAACATATCCTGAAACAGGAAAAAACAACCGTATTTGATGCCGCATTTGAAACCGGATTATCAGGCACAAGCCGGCTGCACGACCTTTTCGTCAACATAGAAAGCATGACACCAGGGGAATATAAAAACGGAGGCAAATCCCTGCATATCAACTACAGTTTTGCAGAGAGTCCTTTCGGCAATATTCTGATAGCTTCCACCGAAAAAGGCGTCTGCCACATGGCTTTTGCCGACGATCGTAAAGCTGCTTTACAAGAGCTGATAGCCAGCTTCCCTAATGCGCAGTTCACACAGATGGTAGACTTCATACAGCAAAACACCCTGTATATTTTCACCAAAGAACAGCATCGTCTTTCTGAAATAAAACTACACCTGAAAGGCACCGCTTTCCAGTTGAAAGTATGGGAGGCCCTGCTGAAAATACCGATGGGCGATCTCACCACCTATCAGCAACTGGCAGCAGCAGTAGACAGTCCGCGTGCCTCCAGGGCCGTAGGTACTGCCGTAGGACAAAACCCCGTGGCTTTCCTCATACCCTGTCATCGGGTGATCAAAGCTACCGGCGAATTTGGTCAGTATCACTGGGGCAATGTGCGCAAACAGGCAATGATCGGATGGGAAGCTGCCAAAACAGATCCTGCGAAATAA